A single region of the Pseudomonas sp. GGS8 genome encodes:
- a CDS encoding DUF1631 domain-containing protein has translation MHNDGNAVPLHKATTDQATHSLLARLPVILLQVRDKAAQQLKQGLQELFDNADDTLFEMADRARNDVEQNIFFEAMRDLRLKRKNIERGFLEQFLEAFLRLTQCDTSQVALPRALVFDTSASLSHDDMERNVAVEVMVGKVLNRDGFALDQLTARLSTLLGKKLVEQHNPLGPTLLCEYFLQAGRNLGMEIKVKLIILKLFERYVLSNADQLYAEANQLLIATGVLPDLKPAPARRAIDRAAASVHADSVEAGGRSGNPQIDEGVQEVFAALQELLLHVRGSVAPTLEVSAQTQPISTRDLLRLLSHLQQYVPALAVQDDFDLRNQLELLLTRVSVKSGRSRVVGVADEDVINLIAMLFECILDDRNLPDSLKALIGRLQIPMLKVAVLDKSFFSRGSHPARRLLNEIAAAAMGWDECDDHERDSLYLRIEQVVQRLLNDFVDDPAIFSELLADFLAFTNDERRRSELLEQRTRDAEEGRARTELARQRVEQALNQALVGKVLPHSVVVFVQEAWSKVLLLTSLKHGDQSAEWHADVQTMEQLVWSVQRHDEPDASLRVLALVPGLLKSLRDGLNSSAFDPFATSEFFSELEVLHVQLFEPPVQDSAPVEGPMMVEVQQEIVLRTADEGPVETASVRLPQDDVALLQVDQLRPGCWVEFQEDEENTLRCKLAAIIETTGKYIFVDRTGMKVLERRRTGLALEFRRGAVRTLDDTLLFDRALESVLGNLRRLKRGK, from the coding sequence ATGCACAACGACGGGAATGCAGTGCCTTTGCACAAGGCGACTACCGACCAGGCGACTCACTCGCTGCTCGCCCGCCTGCCGGTGATTCTGCTTCAGGTTCGCGACAAGGCTGCTCAACAGCTCAAGCAGGGTCTGCAGGAGCTGTTCGATAACGCCGACGATACCCTGTTCGAAATGGCTGACCGGGCTCGAAACGATGTCGAGCAAAACATCTTCTTCGAAGCCATGCGCGATTTGCGGCTCAAGCGCAAAAATATCGAGCGCGGTTTTCTCGAGCAGTTCCTCGAGGCTTTCCTCAGACTCACGCAGTGCGACACCTCACAGGTTGCCTTGCCTCGGGCATTGGTTTTCGATACCTCGGCGTCGCTATCCCATGACGACATGGAGCGTAATGTGGCGGTGGAAGTCATGGTCGGCAAAGTGCTGAACCGCGACGGTTTCGCCCTCGACCAACTCACCGCCCGACTGAGCACCCTGCTGGGCAAGAAACTGGTCGAACAGCACAATCCCCTGGGGCCGACGCTGCTCTGCGAGTATTTCCTGCAGGCCGGGCGCAACCTGGGGATGGAGATCAAGGTCAAGCTGATCATCCTCAAGTTGTTCGAGCGCTATGTGCTCAGCAACGCTGATCAGCTTTACGCTGAAGCCAATCAATTGCTGATCGCCACCGGCGTGCTGCCGGACCTCAAGCCCGCCCCGGCGCGACGTGCCATCGATCGAGCGGCTGCCAGTGTTCACGCCGACTCTGTCGAGGCCGGGGGGCGCAGCGGCAATCCACAGATTGACGAGGGGGTGCAGGAAGTTTTCGCCGCATTGCAGGAGTTGCTGCTCCATGTGCGCGGCAGCGTTGCGCCGACTCTGGAGGTCAGTGCCCAGACCCAGCCCATCTCCACCCGCGATCTGCTGCGCCTGCTCTCGCACTTGCAGCAATACGTGCCGGCGCTGGCGGTTCAGGACGACTTTGACCTGCGTAATCAGCTCGAACTGCTACTGACCCGGGTCAGTGTCAAAAGCGGCAGGTCGCGGGTGGTCGGGGTGGCCGATGAAGACGTGATCAACCTGATCGCCATGCTCTTCGAATGCATTCTCGATGACCGCAACCTGCCGGACTCCCTCAAGGCGCTGATCGGACGCTTGCAGATCCCGATGTTGAAAGTCGCAGTGCTCGACAAGAGTTTTTTCAGCCGCGGCAGCCACCCCGCCCGGCGCTTGCTAAACGAAATCGCCGCGGCGGCCATGGGCTGGGACGAGTGCGATGACCATGAACGCGACAGTCTGTACCTGCGTATCGAGCAGGTGGTGCAGCGATTGTTGAACGACTTTGTCGATGACCCGGCGATCTTTTCCGAACTGTTGGCGGATTTTCTTGCCTTCACCAATGACGAGCGCCGTCGCAGCGAATTACTCGAGCAGCGCACCCGTGACGCCGAAGAGGGCCGCGCCAGGACCGAACTGGCGCGTCAGCGCGTCGAGCAGGCGCTGAATCAGGCGTTGGTGGGTAAGGTGCTGCCGCACAGCGTGGTGGTGTTTGTCCAGGAGGCCTGGAGCAAAGTGCTGTTGCTGACCAGCCTCAAACACGGTGATCAGTCTGCCGAATGGCACGCCGATGTGCAGACCATGGAGCAGTTGGTCTGGAGCGTGCAGCGCCATGACGAGCCCGACGCGAGCCTGCGCGTGTTGGCGCTGGTGCCGGGGTTGCTCAAGTCGTTGCGCGATGGATTGAACAGCTCGGCATTCGACCCGTTCGCCACCAGCGAGTTTTTCAGCGAGCTGGAAGTTCTGCACGTTCAATTGTTCGAACCTCCGGTCCAGGACAGCGCGCCTGTTGAGGGGCCGATGATGGTCGAAGTGCAGCAGGAAATTGTACTTCGCACCGCTGACGAAGGCCCTGTCGAGACAGCCTCGGTGCGTTTGCCGCAGGACGATGTCGCGCTGCTGCAGGTCGATCAACTGCGCCCGGGGTGCTGGGTCGAGTTTCAGGAAGATGAAGAAAACACCCTGCGCTGCAAGCTGGCGGCGATCATTGAAACCACCGGCAAATACATCTTCGTCGACCGCACCGGGATGAAAGTTCTTGAGCGCAGGCGTACCGGTCTGGCTCTGGAGTTTCGGCGTGGCGCAGTGCGCACGCTGGACGACACCTTGCTGTTCGACCGGGCGTTGGAATCGGTGTTGGGCAACCTGCGGCGTCTCAAACGCGGCAAGTGA
- the nadC gene encoding carboxylating nicotinate-nucleotide diphosphorylase: MPNLRLADLTAEIEANVRRALLEDIGSGDITAQLIPAERLAKATIITRDAAVISGTAWVDAVFRQLDPRVAVHWQVSDGERVKPNQVLFHLEGPARSLLTGERSALNFLQLLSGVATRAQYLADFVAQTRVKLLDTRKTLPGLRLAQKYAVTCGGCHNHRIGLYDAFLIKENHIAACGGIPEAIAAAHKIAPGKPVEIEVENLTELKEALAAGADIIMLDELSLDDMREAVRLNAGKAKLEASGGINESTLLPIAQTGVDYISIGAMTKDVKAVDLSMRLSL; encoded by the coding sequence ATGCCGAATCTACGACTCGCCGATTTGACCGCCGAAATCGAAGCCAACGTGCGCCGTGCGTTGCTCGAGGACATCGGCAGCGGCGACATCACCGCGCAACTGATCCCGGCCGAACGCCTGGCCAAAGCCACCATCATCACCCGCGACGCCGCCGTCATCAGCGGTACTGCGTGGGTTGATGCCGTGTTTCGCCAGCTGGATCCGCGGGTCGCCGTGCACTGGCAGGTGAGCGATGGCGAGCGGGTGAAACCCAATCAGGTGCTGTTCCACCTTGAAGGCCCGGCACGCTCGCTGCTCACCGGCGAACGCAGCGCACTGAACTTCCTGCAACTGCTCTCGGGCGTGGCCACTCGCGCGCAGTACCTGGCGGATTTCGTCGCCCAAACCCGAGTGAAGTTACTAGATACTCGCAAAACCCTGCCGGGGCTGCGTCTGGCCCAGAAATACGCCGTGACCTGCGGCGGCTGCCATAACCACCGCATCGGCCTGTATGACGCGTTCCTGATCAAGGAAAACCATATCGCCGCCTGCGGTGGCATTCCTGAGGCTATCGCCGCCGCGCACAAGATCGCTCCGGGCAAACCGGTGGAAATCGAAGTGGAGAACCTGACGGAGCTCAAAGAAGCCCTGGCGGCGGGGGCCGACATCATCATGCTCGATGAACTGAGCCTGGATGACATGCGCGAAGCCGTGCGCCTGAACGCCGGCAAGGCAAAACTGGAGGCCAGTGGCGGCATCAACGAAAGTACGTTGCTGCCGATTGCGCAAACCGGGGTGGATTACATTTCGATTGGTGCGATGACCAAGGATGTGAAGGCCGTAGACCTGTCGATGCGACTGAGCCTCTGA
- a CDS encoding DUF6388 family protein produces the protein MTVKELTQEARNEEALKKYLLESPQLAEEIKDLPADDQKDQIQWAFEDEAEAQGLQPWELTLKYTSTPEEFEAARLALHKEAAEVLGVEWEEYCEMNNLVV, from the coding sequence ATGACCGTTAAAGAATTGACCCAAGAAGCCAGAAACGAAGAAGCACTTAAAAAGTACCTGCTTGAGTCGCCTCAGTTGGCCGAAGAGATCAAGGACTTGCCAGCCGACGATCAGAAAGACCAGATCCAGTGGGCATTCGAGGATGAGGCAGAAGCCCAGGGCTTGCAGCCGTGGGAGCTGACGCTCAAGTACACCTCAACCCCGGAAGAGTTCGAGGCTGCGCGCCTGGCGCTGCACAAGGAAGCGGCCGAGGTATTGGGTGTCGAGTGGGAAGAGTACTGCGAGATGAACAATCTGGTGGTCTGA
- the pnp gene encoding polyribonucleotide nucleotidyltransferase, whose product MNPVIKKFQFGQSTVTLETGRIARQASGAVLVTVDDDVSVLVTVVGAKQADPGKGFFPLSVHYQEKTYAAGKIPGGFFKREGRPSEKETLTSRLIDRPIRPLFPEGFMNEVQVVCTVVSTSKKTDPDIAAMIGTSAALAISGIPFDGPIGAARVAFHESTGYLLNPTYEQLKASSLDMVVAGTSEAVLMVESEAKELTEDQMLGAVLFAHDEFQVVINAVKELAAEAAKPTWTWAPQPEATALLGAIRAEFGEAISQAYTITVKADRYARLGELKDQVVAKLSGEEGQPSAADVKAAFGEIEYRTVRENIVNGKPRIDGRDTKTVRPLNIEVGVLPKTHGSALFTRGETQALVVATLGTARDAQLLDTLEGEKKDPFMLHYNFPPFSVGECGRMGGAGRREIGHGRLARRSVQAMLPAADVFPYTIRVVSEITESNGSSSMASVCGASLALMDAGVPMKAPVAGIAMGLVKEGEKFAVLTDILGDEDHLGDMDFKVAGTAKGVTALQMDIKIKGITEEIMEIALGQALEARLNILGQMNQIIGQSRTELSENAPTMIAMKIDTDKIRDVIGKGGATIRAICEETKASIDIEDDGSIKIFGETKEAAEAARQRVLGITAEAEIGKIYVGKVERIVDFGAFVNILPGKDGLVHISMLSDARVEKVTDILKEGQEVEVLVLDVDNRGRIKLSIKDVAAAKASGV is encoded by the coding sequence GTGAACCCGGTAATCAAAAAATTCCAGTTCGGTCAGTCGACCGTTACCCTCGAGACTGGCCGTATCGCCCGTCAGGCCTCCGGCGCAGTATTGGTCACCGTTGACGACGACGTCAGCGTATTGGTGACCGTAGTCGGTGCCAAACAAGCCGATCCAGGCAAGGGCTTCTTCCCTCTGTCTGTTCACTACCAGGAAAAGACTTACGCTGCCGGCAAGATCCCTGGTGGTTTCTTCAAGCGTGAAGGCCGTCCTTCCGAGAAAGAAACCCTGACTTCCCGACTGATCGACCGTCCGATCCGTCCGCTGTTCCCAGAAGGCTTCATGAACGAAGTGCAGGTTGTCTGCACCGTCGTTTCCACCAGCAAGAAGACCGATCCGGACATCGCTGCGATGATCGGTACCTCGGCTGCGCTGGCCATCTCCGGCATTCCTTTCGATGGTCCGATCGGCGCTGCCCGCGTTGCGTTCCACGAAAGCACCGGCTACCTGCTGAACCCGACTTACGAACAACTGAAAGCATCGAGCCTGGACATGGTCGTTGCCGGTACGTCGGAAGCTGTGTTGATGGTTGAATCGGAAGCCAAAGAGCTGACCGAAGACCAGATGCTGGGCGCGGTACTGTTTGCTCACGACGAGTTCCAGGTTGTGATCAACGCTGTTAAAGAACTGGCTGCCGAAGCTGCCAAACCGACCTGGACCTGGGCTCCACAGCCAGAAGCCACTGCTCTGCTGGGTGCTATCCGTGCCGAGTTCGGCGAAGCGATCTCCCAGGCTTACACCATCACCGTCAAGGCCGACCGTTACGCTCGCCTGGGCGAACTGAAAGACCAGGTGGTTGCCAAGCTGTCCGGTGAAGAAGGCCAGCCTTCCGCTGCTGACGTCAAAGCAGCTTTCGGTGAAATCGAATACCGCACCGTTCGCGAAAACATCGTTAACGGCAAGCCACGTATCGACGGCCGCGACACCAAGACCGTGCGTCCGCTGAACATCGAAGTCGGCGTTCTGCCGAAGACCCACGGTTCGGCACTGTTCACCCGTGGCGAAACACAGGCCCTGGTAGTTGCGACTCTGGGTACTGCCCGTGATGCACAGCTGCTGGACACCCTGGAAGGCGAGAAAAAAGATCCGTTCATGCTGCACTACAACTTCCCTCCGTTCTCGGTAGGTGAGTGTGGTCGCATGGGTGGCGCTGGTCGTCGCGAAATCGGTCACGGCCGTCTGGCCCGTCGTTCGGTTCAGGCCATGCTGCCTGCTGCCGACGTGTTCCCGTACACCATTCGTGTAGTGTCGGAAATCACCGAGTCCAACGGTTCGAGCTCCATGGCTTCGGTCTGCGGTGCCTCCCTGGCTCTGATGGACGCGGGTGTGCCGATGAAGGCACCTGTTGCCGGTATCGCCATGGGTCTGGTTAAGGAAGGCGAGAAATTCGCCGTCCTGACCGACATCCTGGGTGACGAAGACCACCTGGGCGACATGGACTTCAAAGTAGCCGGTACCGCCAAGGGTGTGACCGCGCTGCAGATGGACATCAAGATCAAAGGCATCACCGAAGAAATCATGGAAATCGCTCTGGGCCAAGCCCTGGAAGCGCGCCTGAACATCCTCGGTCAGATGAACCAGATCATTGGTCAGTCGCGTACCGAACTGTCGGAAAACGCTCCGACCATGATCGCGATGAAAATCGATACCGACAAAATCCGTGATGTCATCGGTAAAGGCGGCGCGACCATTCGTGCGATCTGTGAAGAGACCAAGGCTTCGATCGACATCGAAGACGACGGCTCGATCAAGATCTTCGGCGAAACCAAGGAAGCGGCTGAAGCTGCACGTCAGCGCGTTCTGGGTATCACTGCTGAAGCTGAAATCGGTAAGATCTACGTAGGTAAAGTTGAGCGCATCGTCGACTTCGGCGCATTCGTCAACATCCTGCCAGGCAAGGACGGTCTGGTTCACATCTCGATGCTGAGCGATGCTCGCGTAGAGAAAGTGACCGACATCCTGAAAGAAGGCCAGGAAGTGGAAGTACTGGTACTGGACGTGGACAACCGCGGCCGTATCAAGCTGTCCATCAAAGACGTAGCAGCAGCCAAGGCTTCGGGCGTTTAA